A window of Fluoribacter dumoffii NY 23 contains these coding sequences:
- a CDS encoding enoyl-ACP reductase FabI, whose translation MGFLAGKKALIIGLASNRSIAYGIAKAFHEQGAELAFTYQNERLQERVESMAAEFNSSLTFPCDVAHDEEIKTLFTNLRKHWDHLDILIHSVAYAPADQISGDFVESCTREGFRIAHDISAYSLIGLAQAALPMMEGTEGSLLTLSYYGAEKAVPNYNVMGVAKASLEASVRYLAASLGQKGIRINAISAGPIKTLAAAGIKDFRKIQSAYANITPLKRNVTIEEVGNTAAFLCSKLASGITGEVVHVDAGYHAVSTMSEIS comes from the coding sequence ATGGGATTTTTAGCAGGTAAAAAAGCACTTATTATTGGTCTGGCCAGCAATCGCTCAATTGCTTATGGCATTGCCAAAGCATTCCATGAGCAAGGTGCTGAATTGGCATTTACTTATCAAAATGAACGATTGCAAGAGCGGGTTGAATCAATGGCGGCTGAATTCAATTCTTCATTAACCTTTCCTTGTGATGTAGCCCACGATGAAGAAATCAAAACCCTTTTTACCAATCTTCGCAAACACTGGGATCATTTGGATATTTTAATTCATTCCGTGGCTTATGCCCCCGCAGATCAAATTAGTGGCGACTTTGTAGAATCCTGCACTCGCGAGGGATTTAGAATCGCTCATGATATCAGTGCTTACAGTTTGATAGGCCTCGCTCAAGCTGCTTTGCCTATGATGGAAGGTACTGAAGGTTCTCTTTTAACTCTATCTTATTATGGCGCAGAAAAAGCAGTTCCAAACTATAATGTGATGGGCGTTGCGAAGGCAAGCCTCGAAGCTTCTGTACGTTATTTAGCTGCAAGTTTGGGCCAAAAAGGTATTCGAATTAATGCCATTTCCGCAGGACCAATTAAAACGCTTGCTGCTGCGGGGATTAAAGATTTTCGTAAAATCCAAAGTGCTTATGCAAACATCACCCCCTTAAAAAGAAATGTGACTATTGAAGAAGTTGGTAATACTGCAGCATTCTTATGTTCCAAGCTTGCCTCTGGCATTACCGGTGAAGTAGTGCATGTAGATGCTGGCTATCATGCCGTATCCACCATGAGCGAAATAAGTTAG
- a CDS encoding alkaline phosphatase family protein: MKKYIYSTLLALCFLNAHAQINQPKLVVQLVIDQLRGDLIFQHQQQFGNGGFNYVLNHAIDYHNTHHPHANTTTCAGHATVATGSFPALHGVVNNEWYDRKTHQIVYCMEDLETKILKTPHSHVDIPGRSPKNLYATTLSDEIIIARKGRVFGVSLKDRSAITLAGHAGKAFWFDTTNGGFITSTYYYSKYPQWVENWNKNYHPKDYEWKLGRPQVEYQNAQSPVFSHQDEFFGQTFPHHITQSPTPEYFKSLSRTPKADQLTADFAEQLLVEEHLGQTAGKTDYLGISFSAVDAIGHQFGPHSLEAEDNLLELDKTLTHLFAAIDKQVGLNNTLIVLTADHGVHDGQNYLNALHMDEVTPMDIPQMEQYLRTVLKKQHKLPEQALVSLIPPYIYLDHKIINEHHLEAEQVKLSLVQALTLKPGIFKAYALPLTGIEKDWLSTKVNMMFFPERSGDIYLIQPPNQSYGLKGKERVAHGSPWQYDSYVPLLFVHPAFKAQRIFRPTYTTDIAPTLSAVLGIKNPAAAVGQPLKEVVSSFN; encoded by the coding sequence ATGAAAAAATACATCTACTCCACTCTTCTTGCTCTGTGCTTTTTAAATGCCCATGCGCAGATCAATCAACCTAAATTGGTTGTGCAATTGGTAATCGATCAGTTACGTGGTGATTTAATTTTCCAACATCAGCAACAATTTGGCAACGGAGGGTTTAATTATGTTTTAAACCATGCGATTGATTATCACAATACCCATCATCCCCATGCCAATACCACCACCTGTGCCGGGCATGCAACGGTTGCCACTGGCAGTTTTCCAGCCTTGCATGGAGTGGTAAATAATGAGTGGTACGACCGGAAAACTCATCAAATAGTTTATTGCATGGAAGATTTGGAAACCAAAATACTAAAAACACCTCATAGTCATGTCGATATTCCAGGGCGTTCCCCTAAAAATTTGTATGCCACGACCTTAAGCGATGAAATTATAATTGCCCGAAAAGGACGGGTATTTGGAGTATCCCTAAAAGATCGCTCCGCCATTACCCTGGCGGGCCATGCAGGTAAAGCCTTTTGGTTTGATACGACTAATGGTGGTTTTATTACCAGTACCTATTACTATTCTAAATACCCGCAATGGGTTGAAAACTGGAATAAAAATTACCATCCAAAAGACTACGAATGGAAACTTGGCCGTCCCCAAGTTGAGTATCAAAATGCCCAGTCACCAGTTTTTTCCCATCAAGATGAATTTTTTGGACAAACCTTCCCTCATCATATTACGCAATCTCCAACACCTGAGTATTTTAAATCGCTGTCTCGAACTCCCAAGGCAGATCAATTAACTGCAGATTTTGCAGAACAACTTTTGGTTGAAGAACATTTAGGGCAAACGGCTGGAAAAACAGATTATCTGGGCATCAGTTTCTCCGCTGTTGATGCCATTGGCCATCAATTCGGTCCCCATAGCCTCGAAGCAGAAGATAACTTATTGGAATTGGACAAAACACTGACACATCTTTTTGCTGCAATTGACAAACAAGTAGGTCTAAATAATACCCTCATCGTACTCACTGCAGATCATGGGGTACATGATGGTCAAAACTATCTCAATGCGCTCCATATGGACGAAGTTACCCCCATGGATATTCCGCAAATGGAGCAATACCTGCGCACGGTACTTAAAAAACAACATAAACTCCCAGAACAAGCCTTAGTGTCCCTCATACCACCCTACATCTATCTTGATCATAAAATAATTAATGAACATCATCTGGAGGCAGAGCAGGTGAAACTATCTTTGGTACAGGCTTTAACCCTAAAGCCTGGTATCTTCAAAGCCTATGCCCTACCCCTTACAGGAATTGAAAAAGATTGGCTTAGCACCAAAGTCAACATGATGTTTTTTCCCGAGCGCTCCGGAGATATTTATCTTATACAACCGCCAAACCAATCCTATGGGTTAAAGGGTAAGGAGCGGGTTGCCCATGGCAGTCCATGGCAATATGACAGCTATGTTCCCCTGCTCTTTGTTCATCCTGCTTTTAAAGCCCAGCGCATTTTTCGGCCGACTTATACAACGGATATTGCACCCACTTTGTCCGCAGTGCTGGGGATAAAAAATCCGGCTGCAGCTGTTGGTCAGCCCTTGAAAGAGGTGGTATCTTCCTTTAATTAA
- the dtd gene encoding D-aminoacyl-tRNA deacylase, whose amino-acid sequence MLIVIQRVTHARVDIGGETVGKIAQGLMILCGFEPDDTEQNINKMLEKCLNYRIFSDNQGKMNLSIKEIEGGLLLVPQFTLMAETQKGLRPSFSNAASPELGRQLFDTLLTRAAQLYPHTQSGAFGADMQVHLCNDGPVTFLLKF is encoded by the coding sequence ATGTTGATTGTAATTCAAAGAGTAACTCACGCCCGAGTTGATATTGGTGGGGAAACAGTTGGAAAAATTGCTCAGGGCTTAATGATTCTTTGTGGGTTTGAACCTGATGATACAGAGCAAAACATCAATAAAATGTTAGAAAAATGCCTTAACTATCGCATTTTTAGTGATAATCAAGGCAAAATGAATTTAAGTATTAAAGAAATTGAGGGAGGGCTATTGTTAGTGCCTCAATTTACTTTGATGGCCGAAACTCAAAAAGGGCTGCGTCCAAGTTTTTCCAATGCAGCTTCCCCTGAGCTTGGGCGACAATTATTTGATACTTTATTGACCCGAGCAGCTCAGTTATATCCCCATACCCAAAGCGGAGCCTTTGGCGCCGACATGCAGGTTCACTTGTGCAATGATGGCCCGGTAACTTTTTTATTAAAATTCTGA
- the uvrD gene encoding DNA helicase II: MTLAALLKGLNERQREAVTSPLGNTLVLAGAGSGKTKVLVSRIAWLIEEEHISPHGILAVTFTNKAAGEMRARLNGMMNAPVLGLWVGTFHGLCHRLLRRHYKEANLPELFHILDSEDQARMIKRVLASLNLDPEQWPVKQAQAFINGRKDEGIRPQHVHTLPYGPGKTLLNIYSAYEQACQTAGVIDFAELLLRTHELLRDNPEILNHYRQRFQAILVDEFQDTNTIQYAWIRLLAGEHTAVLAVGDDDQSIYGWRGAKVENIQQFSQDFKNTQIIRLEQNYRSTATILDAANALITHNNSRMGKDLWTDGETGEKILVYGAFNELEEARFVCERIMMEINQGVSADEIAILYRSNAQSRVLEEALLRAGIAYRIYGGVRFFDRAEVKDTLAYLRLLVNPNDDTAFERVVNFPTRGIGEKTLDDLRHYAKSEQCSLWQAAKTLLQSGEMAQRAGSALSKFIELIEQLQQNTASMELDEQLSVVIQVSGLYAHFSKIKGDKSESRLDNIQELINAAKQFRYEQEEEEEIPLINAFLAHASLEAGEMQAEEHERYVHLMTLHAAKGLEFPIVFLVGMEEGVFPGKQSLDEPGRLEEERRLCYVGMTRAMRKLILSYAEIRRQYGREEYHRSSRFLRELPQDLLDEVRVKAKFQSPAVPRKPSIVQETCGMSLGQNVSHAKFGQGVVLAIEGSGAHTRVQVKFREHGVKWLVLAYANLAVEAQ; encoded by the coding sequence ATGACCCTTGCCGCACTTCTTAAAGGACTCAATGAGAGACAACGCGAAGCAGTTACTTCTCCACTTGGTAATACGCTGGTCCTGGCTGGGGCAGGCAGCGGCAAAACGAAAGTTTTAGTTAGCCGCATTGCCTGGCTCATTGAAGAGGAGCATATTTCACCCCATGGGATTTTGGCAGTAACCTTTACCAACAAGGCTGCAGGTGAGATGCGGGCAAGGTTAAATGGTATGATGAATGCCCCGGTACTGGGATTATGGGTTGGTACTTTTCATGGATTGTGCCACCGATTACTCCGCCGGCATTATAAAGAAGCCAATTTACCGGAATTGTTTCATATTCTGGATTCAGAAGATCAAGCACGGATGATTAAGCGCGTACTTGCTTCATTAAACCTTGATCCAGAACAATGGCCAGTTAAACAGGCACAGGCGTTTATTAACGGACGCAAGGATGAAGGAATACGGCCGCAACATGTACATACCTTGCCTTATGGACCGGGTAAGACGCTACTTAATATTTATAGTGCATACGAACAAGCATGTCAGACCGCAGGGGTTATTGATTTTGCAGAATTGTTACTGCGCACTCATGAGTTGTTGCGTGATAATCCTGAGATTCTTAATCATTACCGCCAACGCTTTCAAGCAATCCTGGTTGATGAGTTCCAGGATACGAATACCATACAGTATGCATGGATACGACTTCTGGCGGGAGAACATACCGCTGTTTTGGCAGTGGGCGATGACGATCAATCTATTTACGGTTGGCGCGGTGCCAAAGTCGAAAACATTCAGCAATTTTCTCAGGATTTCAAAAACACGCAGATTATCCGTTTGGAGCAAAATTATCGCTCCACAGCTACCATACTTGATGCTGCAAACGCCCTAATTACGCATAATAACTCACGGATGGGAAAAGATTTATGGACAGATGGGGAAACTGGAGAAAAAATTCTTGTCTACGGGGCATTTAATGAGCTGGAAGAAGCCCGTTTTGTCTGCGAACGTATTATGATGGAAATAAACCAGGGAGTCAGTGCGGATGAAATCGCTATTTTATACCGATCCAATGCGCAATCCCGGGTTTTAGAAGAAGCATTATTACGAGCAGGGATTGCCTACCGTATTTATGGTGGGGTACGTTTCTTTGACAGGGCGGAAGTAAAGGATACTCTGGCTTATCTGCGTTTATTGGTTAATCCCAATGATGATACCGCTTTTGAGCGGGTAGTGAATTTCCCAACACGAGGTATAGGTGAAAAAACCCTTGACGATTTGCGTCATTATGCCAAATCAGAGCAATGTTCGTTATGGCAGGCGGCCAAGACTTTGCTTCAATCAGGTGAAATGGCACAACGGGCGGGCTCTGCATTATCCAAGTTCATCGAATTGATTGAACAATTGCAGCAGAATACCGCGTCAATGGAACTGGATGAACAATTATCTGTGGTCATTCAGGTGAGTGGGTTATATGCTCATTTCAGCAAAATAAAAGGGGATAAATCAGAGTCGCGCCTTGATAACATTCAGGAGTTAATCAATGCGGCAAAACAATTCCGATACGAGCAAGAGGAAGAGGAAGAAATTCCTTTAATTAATGCGTTCCTGGCACATGCTTCTTTGGAAGCGGGAGAAATGCAGGCGGAAGAACATGAGCGTTATGTCCATTTAATGACTCTACACGCTGCTAAAGGTCTCGAATTTCCCATAGTATTTTTAGTTGGAATGGAAGAAGGGGTATTTCCAGGGAAACAATCTTTAGATGAACCTGGTCGTCTGGAGGAAGAGCGCCGTTTATGTTATGTGGGCATGACGCGCGCCATGCGTAAACTGATCCTTTCTTATGCTGAAATAAGACGTCAATATGGGCGGGAGGAATATCATCGCTCTTCACGATTCTTAAGGGAATTGCCTCAGGATTTACTTGACGAAGTTCGTGTCAAAGCGAAATTTCAATCACCCGCTGTTCCCCGGAAACCCTCTATTGTCCAGGAAACATGCGGGATGTCTTTGGGGCAAAATGTCTCCCACGCTAAATTTGGGCAGGGTGTTGTTTTAGCGATTGAAGGAAGTGGTGCGCATACCCGGGTGCAAGTAAAATTTAGAGAACATGGGGTTAAATGGTTGGTCTTGGCCTATGCTAATTTAGCGGTTGAAGCACAATAG
- a CDS encoding rhodanese-like domain-containing protein, which translates to MINPNIKTIDVHQLKKLMETNPNLCLIDVRELEEWQEFHISGALHIPKDFIGSSIETRIPNKNLPIYLHCKGGVRSLFAAQVLLDLGYQEVYSVNGGIMDWAVSGYPIEQAQKISEPQI; encoded by the coding sequence ATGATCAACCCTAATATTAAAACCATTGATGTACATCAACTAAAAAAATTGATGGAGACTAATCCAAATCTTTGCCTAATTGATGTGAGAGAATTGGAGGAGTGGCAAGAGTTTCATATATCTGGAGCATTGCATATACCTAAAGACTTCATCGGTTCATCTATTGAAACCCGAATTCCCAATAAAAATCTTCCTATCTATTTACATTGCAAGGGAGGAGTAAGATCCTTGTTTGCGGCCCAAGTCTTGTTGGATTTAGGGTACCAGGAGGTTTATTCGGTAAATGGCGGGATTATGGATTGGGCTGTTTCTGGTTATCCCATAGAACAAGCCCAAAAAATATCGGAACCGCAAATATAA
- the pip gene encoding prolyl aminopeptidase, which yields MHSLYPSIKPYAQHELKVSALHTLYIEETGNPEGLPVVVLHPGPGASCGDGYLRRFFDPQHYRIIIFDQRGCGRSTPHLEIRENTTSLLLDDIDAIRDYLGLTEFVLSGGGWGSLLALLYAQKFPQQIRALQLHQVFLGRQHDIDWFYKHGANLVYPDYWQEFITNVPENMLDHIPEYYTNCLQGLNDLARMSAAKAWALWEARCSSLQPHLYVIDQFSDPHFALALATLESHYINNHFFIEDNQVLDNVHKIRHIPTYIVHGRFDLISPLAGAYELHRAIPASNLRIVRDAGHSDRESGIIDALIYASKEISKQGPDAC from the coding sequence ATGCACTCGCTCTATCCATCAATTAAACCTTATGCGCAACATGAATTAAAAGTTAGTGCACTACATACACTTTACATTGAAGAAACCGGAAATCCTGAAGGATTGCCTGTTGTAGTGTTACACCCGGGTCCGGGAGCCTCTTGCGGGGATGGTTATTTGAGACGTTTTTTTGATCCCCAACATTATCGAATCATTATTTTTGATCAACGCGGCTGCGGACGCTCTACACCTCATTTGGAAATTAGGGAAAATACAACCAGCTTATTGCTGGATGACATCGATGCCATCCGGGATTATTTAGGGTTAACCGAATTTGTATTGTCTGGGGGAGGTTGGGGTTCTTTATTGGCGTTGCTTTATGCCCAAAAATTCCCACAACAGATCAGGGCATTGCAGCTTCATCAAGTATTCCTGGGAAGGCAACACGATATTGACTGGTTTTATAAACATGGTGCCAACCTCGTTTATCCTGATTATTGGCAGGAATTTATCACTAATGTACCTGAAAATATGTTGGACCATATCCCGGAGTATTATACCAATTGCTTGCAGGGACTCAACGATTTAGCACGCATGAGCGCAGCAAAAGCCTGGGCCTTGTGGGAGGCTCGTTGCAGCAGTTTACAACCCCATTTATATGTCATTGATCAATTCAGTGACCCTCATTTCGCCCTCGCTCTCGCAACACTTGAATCCCATTACATCAACAACCATTTCTTCATTGAAGACAATCAGGTCTTGGATAATGTGCATAAAATAAGACATATTCCCACCTATATCGTGCATGGTCGTTTTGATTTAATCTCTCCCTTGGCTGGAGCCTATGAGCTTCATCGAGCCATACCGGCGTCCAATTTAAGAATAGTACGTGATGCGGGGCATTCCGATAGGGAATCAGGTATCATTGATGCTTTAATTTATGCAAGTAAAGAAATTTCCAAGCAAGGACCTGATGCATGTTGA
- the gshA gene encoding glutamate--cysteine ligase, translating to MNVHEIPVPHLTTAHSGPLFHVEKIVLNQIAAIEAWFRHQWKETPPPLTSSVDLRHAGFKLAPVDTNLFPAGFNNLNPEFLPLCIQAAQSVLIDYVPDCTRILLVPESHTRNKFYLQSLSVLRTIFVKAGFVVRIGSLDPEIKEPTEVILEDGDSLLLEPIERQGDRVGLMNFNPCFLMLNNDLSQGIPEILQGIKQKIRPTAQLGWFSRLKSSHFNFYEEVATEFAEFVGMDSWLINPYFSALEGIDFMAQEGIDRLAIEVDKILTLMSDKYATYGIKEKPFVVIKADNGTYGMSVMMVHEAEEVRQLNRKQRTRMSTSKGGRKVDRVIIQEGVYTFETMPNGSVAEPVVYMIGQFVVGGFYRVHKERGIDENLNSPGMHFEPLAFAQACNMPCDDLTEEDEPNRFYVYGVIARLAALAAAREIAAIGGE from the coding sequence ATGAATGTTCATGAAATACCTGTTCCGCATTTGACCACAGCACATTCTGGACCATTGTTTCATGTGGAGAAAATTGTTTTAAACCAAATTGCTGCTATTGAAGCCTGGTTTAGACATCAATGGAAAGAAACACCGCCGCCACTGACTTCTTCGGTTGATTTACGACATGCGGGATTTAAATTGGCCCCCGTAGACACTAATCTGTTTCCAGCCGGGTTCAATAACTTGAATCCAGAGTTTCTTCCGTTGTGTATTCAGGCAGCGCAATCAGTATTGATTGACTATGTTCCCGACTGTACCCGAATTTTACTTGTTCCTGAAAGCCATACCCGTAACAAATTCTACTTACAAAGTCTCAGTGTATTGCGAACTATTTTTGTAAAAGCTGGATTTGTCGTGCGTATTGGGAGTTTGGACCCTGAGATTAAAGAACCCACAGAGGTTATTCTTGAAGACGGGGACAGCCTATTGTTAGAACCCATTGAGCGTCAGGGGGATCGGGTAGGATTGATGAACTTTAATCCCTGTTTCCTCATGTTGAATAATGATTTGTCCCAGGGAATTCCCGAGATTTTGCAAGGCATAAAACAAAAAATCAGGCCCACAGCACAATTAGGTTGGTTTTCACGATTAAAATCCAGCCATTTTAATTTCTATGAAGAAGTTGCTACAGAGTTTGCTGAATTTGTTGGTATGGATTCCTGGTTGATCAATCCTTATTTCAGTGCATTGGAAGGTATCGATTTTATGGCACAGGAGGGGATCGATCGGCTCGCCATCGAAGTTGATAAAATTCTCACCTTAATGAGCGACAAATATGCGACTTATGGGATAAAAGAGAAACCCTTTGTGGTAATTAAAGCAGATAATGGTACCTATGGCATGAGTGTTATGATGGTACATGAGGCAGAAGAAGTGCGCCAATTAAATAGGAAACAACGAACAAGAATGTCTACCAGCAAGGGGGGGCGTAAAGTAGACAGGGTAATTATCCAGGAAGGGGTATACACCTTTGAAACCATGCCCAATGGTTCTGTTGCCGAGCCTGTTGTTTATATGATTGGCCAATTTGTAGTGGGAGGATTTTACAGAGTTCATAAAGAGCGGGGCATAGATGAGAATCTAAACTCACCCGGAATGCACTTTGAGCCCCTGGCTTTTGCTCAAGCCTGTAATATGCCCTGTGACGACTTAACCGAGGAAGATGAACCAAACCGCTTTTATGTTTATGGGGTCATTGCTCGATTGGCTGCTCTTGCGGCAGCAAGGGAAATCGCAGCTATTGGAGGTGAGTAA
- the gshB gene encoding glutathione synthase produces the protein MKLGVLLDPLSQLIPYKDTSLALIKRAQEMGWSCFVFTQDDLFCKEGRAFAQVYDLRIGDLHSKDWATIKMLEEQPLSELDIILMRKDPPFNIEYIYTTYILELAEREGVLVANKPQSLRDANEKFFTLNFPQCCPTTLVSRNMKRLKSFWMEHQQVIFKPLEGMGGNSVFHVEEHGENLAVILEVLTKNQTQTIIAQRYIPEIKKTGDKRIILINGEPVPYALARIPAEGDLRGNLAAGARGEVVPITERDRWICQQIKPTLIAKGLYFVGIDVIGDYLTEINVTSPTCLREIEAATKLDIAGDYLRCLEKICRA, from the coding sequence ATGAAACTTGGGGTGTTACTCGATCCGTTATCCCAACTTATCCCTTATAAAGACACATCACTTGCCCTAATCAAAAGGGCGCAGGAAATGGGGTGGTCCTGTTTTGTGTTTACCCAGGATGATTTATTTTGTAAAGAAGGTCGCGCTTTCGCCCAGGTTTATGATTTACGTATTGGCGATTTACACAGTAAAGATTGGGCGACAATTAAAATGCTGGAAGAACAACCTTTGAGCGAATTGGATATCATTCTGATGCGCAAAGATCCTCCTTTTAATATTGAATACATTTATACCACTTATATCCTGGAACTTGCAGAACGGGAAGGGGTTCTTGTTGCGAATAAACCGCAAAGTTTACGTGATGCCAATGAGAAATTTTTTACCCTAAATTTCCCTCAATGTTGCCCAACTACTCTTGTCTCCCGCAATATGAAACGGTTGAAATCATTTTGGATGGAGCATCAACAAGTCATTTTTAAGCCGTTGGAAGGAATGGGCGGAAACTCTGTGTTTCATGTTGAGGAGCACGGTGAAAATTTGGCAGTTATTTTGGAAGTTTTAACTAAAAATCAAACTCAAACAATTATCGCCCAACGTTATATTCCGGAAATTAAAAAAACCGGGGACAAACGCATTATATTAATTAATGGCGAGCCCGTTCCCTATGCTTTGGCCCGAATTCCTGCAGAAGGAGACTTACGGGGTAATTTGGCTGCAGGTGCGCGGGGTGAAGTAGTCCCTATTACTGAGAGAGATCGTTGGATATGTCAACAAATAAAACCTACATTGATAGCTAAAGGCTTGTATTTTGTCGGCATTGATGTCATTGGAGATTATTTAACGGAAATCAATGTAACTAGTCCAACCTGTTTGCGGGAAATAGAAGCTGCAACAAAACTCGATATTGCAGGTGACTATTTACGTTGTCTTGAGAAGATATGCCGTGCTTGA
- the udk gene encoding uridine kinase, translating into MNKQAIIIGISGPSASGKSLLANTIVNELGSEQVVVISEDAYYKDNGHLPFPEREKINYDHPDSFDHALLCEHLRQLRDGRSVEIPIYSHSKHMRLPETRTVGQHAIIILEGILLFSDKELREIMDIRIFMSTPLDVCLTRRLKRDVVERHRTFESVVHQYETTVRPMYLQFIEPSSRYADIIVPRGGENRIAIEMIQAKMRELLALHTN; encoded by the coding sequence ATGAACAAACAAGCGATTATTATTGGGATTTCAGGCCCTTCTGCATCAGGTAAAAGTCTTTTGGCAAATACTATTGTTAATGAGCTTGGCTCAGAACAAGTAGTAGTAATTTCTGAAGATGCTTACTATAAAGACAATGGCCATTTGCCATTTCCTGAACGAGAGAAAATTAATTACGATCATCCCGATTCTTTTGATCATGCCTTGCTTTGCGAGCATTTAAGACAATTAAGAGACGGCAGATCTGTAGAGATTCCAATTTATTCTCATTCCAAGCATATGCGCTTACCTGAAACCCGAACTGTCGGCCAACATGCCATTATTATTCTTGAAGGTATATTGCTTTTCAGCGATAAAGAATTAAGAGAAATAATGGATATTCGAATTTTTATGTCTACTCCTCTAGATGTGTGTTTAACCCGCCGTTTAAAAAGAGATGTAGTTGAACGGCATCGAACTTTTGAATCGGTAGTCCATCAATATGAAACCACTGTACGTCCGATGTACTTACAGTTTATTGAGCCTTCCAGTCGTTATGCAGATATCATTGTTCCTCGCGGGGGAGAAAACCGGATTGCTATTGAGATGATTCAAGCCAAAATGCGCGAATTATTAGCATTACACACTAATTAA
- a CDS encoding MlaA family lipoprotein, protein MRLISLVISFTGSLVLTGCVSKGTNPADPFEPFNRKVYKFNTAFDNVFLKPPAKVYRAVLPAPVRKSVNNFYNNLDLIPTVGNDILQAEGKWAIKDTWRFIINSSLGVGGLFDVAKTFGLPPHSNDLGLTLAKWGDKNSPYLVIPFLGPSTLRDGAGWLFQFALYSPYVYIKDDAVVYSLLALRYVDLRSQLLDTDRIMDEALDKYAFMRDAYLQYRNHLIAGDQSDLGSLYIDDTKADQEAAAEVGGDYVDE, encoded by the coding sequence ATGCGCTTAATTTCACTAGTTATCAGTTTTACCGGCAGTCTCGTTTTAACTGGTTGTGTCAGTAAGGGAACTAATCCCGCCGATCCTTTCGAACCATTTAACCGAAAGGTATATAAATTTAATACCGCCTTTGATAACGTATTTTTAAAACCTCCAGCAAAGGTGTATCGAGCCGTTTTACCCGCGCCTGTTCGTAAAAGCGTTAATAATTTTTATAATAATCTGGATCTCATTCCAACTGTCGGCAATGATATCCTGCAGGCTGAAGGTAAATGGGCCATAAAAGATACTTGGCGTTTTATAATAAACTCTTCTTTGGGTGTGGGGGGGCTATTTGATGTCGCTAAAACATTTGGTTTACCCCCGCATTCCAATGATTTAGGCCTGACCTTGGCTAAATGGGGGGATAAAAACTCCCCTTATCTGGTTATCCCCTTCCTGGGACCAAGCACACTCAGGGATGGTGCAGGTTGGTTATTCCAGTTTGCATTATACAGTCCTTATGTTTACATCAAGGATGATGCCGTAGTCTACAGTTTGCTCGCACTGCGATATGTTGATTTACGCTCGCAACTGTTAGACACTGATCGCATCATGGATGAAGCTTTGGATAAGTATGCTTTCATGAGGGATGCCTACCTGCAATATCGTAATCATCTTATTGCAGGCGACCAATCCGATCTGGGTTCCCTTTATATTGATGATACGAAAGCAGATCAAGAGGCTGCAGCCGAAGTAGGTGGTGATTACGTAGATGAATAA